The Astyanax mexicanus isolate ESR-SI-001 chromosome 6, AstMex3_surface, whole genome shotgun sequence region AACAACCTAAAGATGAAGAATGTCCACAGGAAACTCTTAGTCTTTTGTAGACATCAGAAGCACAGTTTCTGAAACATGTCTGAGGAATGACTTGATTGTCCCATGTCTTGAAACTCTGAGTTCTACCTTTCTGACTTTTCCGTCACTGCAAGCAATGGCCTTACAAGAGCCATGGGCCAGTCATTGCGTTTAGCTTGGGCATCCTTGAGTAGGACAATATGACCTTCTTTCAAGTTTGGACGTTCTTCTTGCCATTTGCTGCGGCTCTGGAGTGTTGCTAGATATTCATGTTTCCATCTGCTCCAGAAGGTGTTGGCAAGGTGTTGCACCTGTCTCCACTGTTGTCTATGGATGTCTGATTCCTTGAAGTCTCCTGGAGGTGGAAGTAGGGTGCAGGCCCTTTGAGTAAGCAGCATTGCTGGTGTCAACAAGAAAGGTGAGTCTGGGTCAGTCAAGATAGGGGTAAGGGGTCTGGAGTTAATGATTCCTGTGACCTCTGCCATGAAGGTAAACAACACATCATGCGTCAAGCGAGAAGGACTGGTCTGCTGCAACATAGAGTCCAGTATGCGTCTGGCGACACCTATCATCCGCTTCCAGGCCCCTCCCATGTGGGACGCATGAGGCGGATTAAAGACCCATGAACAACCTTTTTCACTAAGGTGCCTCTTCACATTGGATGCATGAGGTTCAGTCAGTATGATCTCCAAATCTTTACAAGCCCATACAAAGTTGGTCCTGCAGTCTGAGCGAATCTGCTTCGCAGGGCCCCGCAGAGCAAAGAATCTTCTCAAGGCATTTATAAAGGTGGAGGAGTCCATGCAGTCAATCAATTCGATGTGTACAGCATGAGTACTCAAGCAAGTGAAGAGAACAGCCCATCTCTTGCTTGAAGCTTGTCCTCCTAGCGTACATCTGGCAACCACTGTCCACGGGCCAAACAAATTCAGGCCGACATACATGATTGGTGGTTCAGTGCTAAGACGATCAGACGACCATCTTCTGTTCAGTAACTTTCCCACAAAGCTTTTTGCATGTTACACATTTGTGATAAGCCTCCTAACACCTACAATCCAGTAGCCTGCAGAGCGAACAGCAGCTTCTGTAAGTATGCGGCCCTGATGACTGACTCAACTGTGGTAGTGATCCACGAGAAGTTTTGCAACGTGACTGCTCCCTGGAACGATCACAGGAAACTTCTCTTTGAACTCCAAGACAGAGTGTTTAAGGCGACCCCCTATCCTGAGAAGGCCCTCATCATCCTGATAAGGGTTTAGTTTTCTCAGAGGACTGTTCCTTGGCATGTCTTTTCCTTTTGCAATACAGTCAAGCTCCTCTTTGAATGCTTCCTGCTGCACACTCTTGATGATAACTGCTTCTGTTTGCGAAAGTTCTTCGACTGTGCGTAAACTTCTACAGTGGTGCCATGATCTGCAGGATGTCTTCTGATTCTCTGTCGTCTTGTATGACTGGACAATGTGTATGAGAGAAGTCATGGCTCTCAGTAATGTCCTCCATGAAGAGAATCGCTGTGAGGTCAAACCTCTCCTCTTTCGGAGATAGTTCCTCAACCTTTGACAGGAAAGCTGGTCCTGTGAGCCATGTTGTGGAGGTCAGCGAGGCTGCTGGTACAGAGCGAGTGGCATGGTCTGCGGGATTATGCCTTGTGGAGACATATGCCACTGACTTGGGCTAGAGACCTTTCGGATACGTTGCACTCTATTGACCACATATACATAGAAATGTCTTGTCTGGTTGTAAATATACCCTAGGACCACTCTGCTGTCTGTATAGAATTCGGTGGCATCTAGAGTGAGGTCTAGTTCGCTTGTGACTATCTCTGCTATCTTTGCAGCTAGAACAGCAGCTCCCAGTTCCAATCTGGGAATGGTATGAGAAGATTGGAACGCATCTGAGAATATATGAAGCTCCTTCCTCCGAAGGAGGAACAAGAACTTTCCTTGGATGGTAACTGGCATAGCAAACCCAAGTGGGTCAAAAAGACTGTTGACTGTAGCAAGTATTCCTCTGCGTGTGAAGGCCTTCTTCGTTTCAGCCACACGGAAAGTGAATATGTCCTTCTTCAGGTTCCAACTAAGTCCAAGGCTGTGTTGGATGGGAACAGAATCAACTTCCATCTGAAGCTCTTTGAGTCCTTTTGCACAGTCTTCAATTGGGAATGCTTCTATTACTTCTTCACTGTTGGATGCAAACTTGTGAAGCCTCAAATTTGAGTTAGCAAGCATCTTCTGTGTTTGTGCTAATATGTCGATAGCTTCAGCAGCAGTGGGCATTGACA contains the following coding sequences:
- the LOC125802385 gene encoding uncharacterized protein LOC125802385, translated to MYVGLNLFGPWTVVARCTLGGQASSKRWAVLFTCLSTHAVHIELIDCMDSSTFINALRRFFALRGPAKQIRSDCRTNFVWACKDLEIILTEPHASNVKRHLSEKGCSWVFNPPHASHMGGAWKRMIGVARRILDSMLQQTSPSRLTHDVLFTFMAEVTGIINSRPLTPILTDPDSPFLLTPAMLLTQRACTLLPPPGDFKESDIHRQQWRQVQHLANTFWSRWKHEYLATLQSRSKWQEERPNLKEGHIVLLKDAQAKRNDWPMALVRPLLAVTEKSER